The following coding sequences are from one Arthrobacter sp. 24S4-2 window:
- a CDS encoding carbohydrate kinase — protein sequence MLNADTQSSPARRLDVVVVGEALIDVVSRPDGDVEHPGGSPANVAYGLGRLGVTTGLLTAIGDDARGAAIEAHLASAGVELLPGARSLARTASATATIAPDGSASYVFDIDWRLEPLAPAYLPKVLHTGSIASFLAPGAGTVRSLLEQAHRECMVTYDPNIRPALLGSHAEAKSAFEELVPLTDVVKLSDEDAQWLYPGQDLEQTAERILQLGTGLAVITAGAEGSLLRTQGTQLSIPSVTTSVADTIGAGDSYMAALILGLLTRGTAGLAPAVLETIGRTASAAAAITVSRPGANPPTLDELRASLDSAAGDTAAQDVAAIGV from the coding sequence ATGTTAAACGCCGATACGCAGTCCTCCCCCGCCCGACGCCTCGATGTGGTTGTTGTCGGCGAGGCCCTGATCGACGTCGTCAGCCGTCCGGACGGCGACGTCGAACACCCCGGCGGCTCGCCGGCCAATGTCGCGTACGGGCTCGGGAGGCTGGGGGTCACCACCGGGCTGCTGACGGCAATCGGCGACGACGCCCGCGGCGCGGCGATCGAAGCCCACCTGGCGTCCGCGGGAGTGGAGCTGCTGCCGGGTGCCCGGTCCCTCGCGCGCACCGCATCCGCCACGGCCACCATCGCCCCGGACGGTTCGGCCAGCTACGTTTTCGATATCGACTGGAGGCTGGAACCGCTGGCCCCGGCATACCTTCCCAAAGTCCTCCACACGGGATCGATCGCCTCCTTCCTGGCGCCGGGCGCCGGCACCGTCCGGTCATTGCTGGAGCAGGCCCACCGGGAATGCATGGTCACCTACGACCCCAACATCAGGCCGGCGCTGCTCGGCAGCCACGCCGAAGCGAAGTCCGCGTTCGAGGAACTCGTCCCGCTGACCGACGTCGTCAAACTCAGCGACGAAGACGCGCAGTGGCTGTACCCTGGCCAGGATCTCGAGCAGACGGCGGAGCGGATCCTGCAGCTGGGCACGGGACTAGCCGTGATCACGGCCGGAGCCGAAGGGTCCCTGCTCCGCACCCAGGGGACACAGCTGAGCATTCCCTCCGTGACCACCTCCGTGGCGGACACCATCGGCGCCGGCGACTCCTACATGGCAGCCCTGATCCTGGGGCTCCTGACCCGCGGCACCGCCGGGCTGGCACCGGCAGTGCTCGAAACCATCGGCCGGACTGCATCGGCCGCGGCAGCCATCACAGTCAGCCGCCCCGGCGCCAACCCGCCCACGCTTGACGAACTCCGGGCCTCTCTGGACTCGGCGGCCGGGGATACGGCGGCTCAGGACGTGGCAGCCATCGGCGTGTAG
- a CDS encoding ketopantoate reductase C-terminal domain-containing protein: protein MRGPVGAIVAVAGGTEFVHSVLAEAGAVAAAAGFPVPDHEVEMSVGILTQPRSTFTSSLYRDVVAGLPGETEHLLGDFTRRARLLGAGTPLIDLALMQLRVHAATS from the coding sequence ATGCGGGGACCGGTGGGCGCCATTGTCGCGGTAGCCGGCGGGACGGAATTCGTGCACTCCGTCCTGGCCGAGGCCGGTGCCGTCGCTGCCGCCGCCGGCTTTCCGGTGCCGGACCACGAAGTCGAAATGTCCGTCGGCATACTTACGCAGCCGCGATCCACCTTCACGTCGTCCCTCTACCGCGACGTCGTTGCCGGGCTCCCCGGGGAGACCGAACACCTGCTAGGCGACTTCACCCGGCGGGCACGCCTCCTCGGGGCCGGCACGCCGCTGATCGACCTGGCCCTGATGCAACTCAGGGTCCACGCCGCCACCAGCTAG
- a CDS encoding glycoside hydrolase family 32 protein, whose amino-acid sequence MSLRFLPSKLTPRAFWATVAAALALVLVAVAIVVGAVSRPDPRNPAEEALADVASAQAEAKKDTGRFGSFWLTGGDRSLEELAHPLRTSGVTDLRSIECAGGWVAAARVGQDVFARSSVRDQVVRAGSDEIPLPDCITPAAVGAMLADLGAAPELPAPAASAFERPAGASGYRPSYHITPRENWMNDPQRPFWLDGLWHYYYLYNSGYPEGNGTEWYHLTSTDLVHWKDEGVAIEKYKNGLGDIETGSAVVDYENSAGFGKGAVIAVMTQQDEGIQRQSLFYSTDKGYSFKAYDGNPVMDNPGEKDWRDPKIIRDEANKQWVMALAEGGKIGLYASSNLKEWRYLSGFEGNGLGVLECPELFQLDVDGDPSKRTWVLAASANGAEEGKPTGVAYWTGTWDGTRFSPAEEKHQWLDEGSDFYAAVTWDDPRLTEGQRMGARHAIGWLNNWSYARKLPTEDWHGGTDTVVRDIRLKTVSGRPTLVSSPTSALKSLDGDTVTVEDRKLTPGGTAGLPAPGGGAYRLDLTLERAAGDDGSEAKVELLAENGVFATVGYDFESETAFVSRDGAAKETAALAPEYGTVRRAKSAPRDGQVRLSIYVDYSSVEVFVNGGERTLSSLVFPAGAPKGVRALTTDKTLTLRSFSYTPMAATS is encoded by the coding sequence ATGTCACTCAGGTTTCTTCCCAGCAAGCTCACGCCGCGCGCCTTTTGGGCAACCGTGGCCGCGGCCCTGGCGCTCGTGCTGGTGGCCGTGGCCATCGTGGTCGGGGCGGTGTCGCGGCCGGACCCGCGGAACCCGGCGGAGGAAGCCTTGGCTGACGTTGCCAGCGCCCAGGCGGAGGCCAAGAAGGACACAGGCCGTTTCGGCTCATTCTGGCTGACGGGGGGAGACCGCAGCCTGGAAGAGCTGGCGCATCCGCTGCGGACCTCCGGAGTCACAGATCTCCGCAGCATCGAATGTGCCGGTGGCTGGGTGGCCGCCGCGAGGGTGGGACAGGACGTCTTTGCGCGGTCCAGCGTGCGGGACCAGGTGGTGCGGGCGGGCTCCGACGAAATTCCGCTGCCGGACTGCATCACCCCGGCAGCGGTGGGTGCCATGCTGGCTGACCTGGGGGCAGCGCCGGAGCTGCCTGCGCCGGCAGCCTCGGCGTTCGAACGCCCGGCGGGCGCCTCCGGTTACCGGCCCAGCTACCACATCACACCCCGGGAAAACTGGATGAACGATCCCCAGCGGCCCTTCTGGCTGGACGGCCTGTGGCACTACTACTACCTTTACAACTCCGGTTACCCCGAGGGGAACGGCACCGAGTGGTACCACCTCACCAGCACCGACCTGGTGCACTGGAAAGACGAAGGGGTGGCCATCGAAAAGTACAAGAACGGCCTGGGCGACATCGAAACGGGCAGCGCCGTGGTGGACTACGAGAACTCCGCCGGCTTCGGCAAGGGCGCTGTGATTGCGGTCATGACCCAGCAGGACGAAGGCATCCAGCGGCAGTCGCTGTTCTATTCCACCGACAAGGGGTATTCCTTCAAGGCCTATGACGGGAACCCCGTGATGGACAATCCCGGAGAGAAGGACTGGCGCGACCCCAAGATCATCCGCGATGAAGCCAACAAGCAATGGGTCATGGCTTTGGCGGAGGGCGGGAAGATCGGCCTGTACGCATCCTCGAACCTGAAGGAGTGGCGCTACCTTTCGGGCTTTGAAGGCAATGGCCTGGGCGTCCTCGAATGCCCCGAACTCTTCCAGCTCGACGTCGACGGCGATCCGTCCAAACGCACATGGGTGCTCGCCGCCAGCGCCAACGGCGCCGAGGAAGGAAAGCCCACCGGCGTCGCCTACTGGACCGGCACCTGGGACGGCACACGGTTCTCACCGGCGGAAGAGAAGCACCAGTGGCTGGATGAGGGCTCCGATTTCTACGCGGCCGTGACCTGGGACGACCCCCGGCTCACGGAAGGTCAGCGCATGGGTGCCCGCCACGCCATTGGCTGGCTGAACAACTGGAGCTACGCACGCAAGCTGCCCACGGAGGACTGGCACGGCGGCACCGATACCGTGGTCAGGGACATCCGGCTGAAGACTGTCTCCGGCAGGCCCACCCTCGTCTCCTCTCCGACCAGTGCACTGAAGTCACTGGACGGCGACACTGTCACTGTGGAAGACAGGAAACTCACTCCGGGCGGTACTGCCGGGCTGCCGGCACCCGGCGGCGGTGCCTACCGGCTTGATCTGACCCTCGAGAGGGCCGCCGGGGACGACGGCTCCGAAGCCAAGGTGGAACTCCTCGCCGAGAACGGCGTCTTCGCCACCGTGGGCTATGACTTCGAATCAGAAACGGCGTTCGTCTCCCGGGACGGGGCCGCCAAGGAAACCGCCGCCCTCGCGCCGGAATATGGCACGGTGCGGCGGGCCAAATCCGCTCCCCGTGACGGACAGGTCCGGCTCAGCATCTATGTGGACTACAGCTCTGTGGAGGTGTTCGTGAACGGCGGTGAGAGAACGCTGAGCTCGCTGGTCTTCCCCGCGGGCGCCCCGAAGGGCGTCAGGGCGCTGACCACGGACAAAACACTGACGCTCAGGTCCTTCAGCTACACGCCGATGGCTGCCACGTCCTGA
- a CDS encoding alpha/beta fold hydrolase, whose translation MAFVSVGKENSTTVELYYEDHGQGQPVVLIHGYPLDGASWERQTAALLEAGYRVITYDRRGFGKSSKPTEGFDYDTFAADLNVLLTELDLADAVLVGFSMGTGEVARYLSTYGSGRVSKAVFLASLEPFLLQTADNPDGVPQEVFDGLLGAVKEDRYAFFTEFFKNFFNTDDTLGSRLSEEALRASWATASRSSAHASVAAQPTWLTDFREDIPKIDVPALIVHGTADNILPIDVTGRRFKEALPDADYVEIEGAPHGLLWTHAPEVNSALLAFLKK comes from the coding sequence ATGGCCTTTGTCTCTGTCGGAAAAGAAAACAGCACCACCGTTGAGCTGTACTACGAGGACCACGGACAGGGACAGCCGGTGGTCCTCATCCATGGATATCCGCTCGACGGCGCGTCCTGGGAACGGCAGACCGCCGCGCTGCTGGAAGCCGGCTACCGGGTGATCACCTACGACCGCCGAGGGTTCGGCAAGTCCAGCAAGCCTACTGAGGGCTTCGACTACGATACTTTTGCGGCGGACCTCAATGTCCTGCTCACGGAACTGGACCTGGCCGACGCTGTCCTGGTGGGTTTCTCGATGGGCACCGGTGAAGTTGCCCGCTACCTCAGCACCTACGGATCGGGCCGGGTGTCCAAGGCCGTGTTCCTCGCGTCCCTCGAGCCTTTCCTGTTGCAGACGGCGGACAACCCCGACGGCGTCCCGCAGGAGGTGTTCGACGGCCTGCTTGGTGCCGTGAAGGAAGACCGCTACGCCTTCTTCACCGAGTTCTTCAAGAACTTCTTCAACACCGACGACACACTTGGCAGCCGCCTCAGCGAGGAAGCGCTGCGGGCCAGCTGGGCCACGGCTAGCAGGTCCTCCGCGCACGCCTCGGTTGCCGCGCAGCCGACATGGCTGACGGACTTCCGCGAGGACATCCCCAAGATCGACGTTCCCGCGCTCATTGTGCACGGAACGGCGGACAACATCCTGCCCATCGACGTCACCGGCCGCCGCTTCAAGGAAGCCCTGCCCGATGCAGACTACGTGGAGATTGAGGGCGCCCCGCACGGACTGCTGTGGACCCACGCGCCGGAGGTCAACAGCGCACTCCTGGCGTTCCTCAAAAAGTAA
- a CDS encoding DEAD/DEAH box helicase has protein sequence MPSQPDESAALAIQTPAINDRSLAAGLAYAMGSRVSGISFDAATGLMLGKVRGGSDAPYSTTAKLVRKAGGWSCTVGVCSCPVRKDCKHVAALLFAAEDNPATRVQLLAPAESTRLSREPVALEMPDWEQALGPLIARPGITQSTNGIPLALQFDVEEPAPHFSYTGRRDPLRSVRQLKARPVIMGAKGKWIRGDVSWNTLSYLNYRRECNEAHVEWMQEFLASHTALANRQHNSTAPWLGLNTYAGKNMWSLLVQARKIGVALVHARGLEPVRFVEDPAAVGLNLTRSGTPVEGEGAAAGGKTPDDGGLTLAPTITVEGEVVDPASVGTIGRPAHGIFLTSGGDGLPGVATDSVITLAPLENGLSEELLTFVTAGSTLHIPARDETRFLTGFYPKLKQAARVTASDESVELPTLAVPTLSLLANYGADHKVRLHWEWHYKSGNLVTAQPLWRHPGDHGYRDDPTEARILETVGQPWETVPKLGESATGGWGTPRLAASAELSGLDTLTFTEEVLPRLRNTPDVVVDTAGDIADYREAEEAPVVAISTKATDSRDWFDLGIVITLEGQPVSFAALFSALAAGETRMLLPSGAYFSLDLPELHQLRALIDEARSLQDNKDAPLQISRFQAGLWDELAHLGIVDEQAAAWRDAVGGLLEGGINGLPLPAALNAELRPYQLEGFNWLSFLYKHGLGGVLADDMGLGKTVQALALICAAKEHTRVPDGTADGGKAASDGAAPPASPGSAPFLVVAPTSVVGNWEAETARFAPGLTVKAIGETFAKNGVDPAEAMAGADIVITSYALFRIDYEAYASREWSGLVLDEAQFVKNHQSKAYQCARKLPAVFKLAITGTPLENNLMEFWALTSIVAPGLFASPKRFAEYYQKPVEKNGDKGQLDKLRRRVRPLMMRRTKEQVIHDLPPKQEQILEVVLNPRHQKVYQTHLQRERQKILGLIDDVNKNRFTIFQSLTLLRQLSLDASLVDPSLSGVRSSKLDVLFEQLEDLVAEGHRALIFSQFTGFLGKVRERLVEENIEFCYLDGGTRNRSDVVNEFKNGSAPVFLISLKAGGFGLNLTEADYVFLLDPWWNPASEAQAVDRTHRIGQARNVMVYRLVAKDTIEEKVMALKAKKSQLFADVMEGDALSGGSLTAEDLAGLFND, from the coding sequence ATGCCATCCCAACCGGACGAGAGTGCGGCACTGGCAATACAGACCCCCGCGATCAACGACCGCTCCCTCGCGGCCGGACTCGCCTACGCCATGGGCAGCCGGGTCTCGGGGATTTCCTTCGATGCCGCCACCGGCCTGATGCTCGGGAAGGTCCGCGGCGGCTCCGACGCACCCTACTCAACCACCGCGAAGCTGGTCCGGAAGGCCGGCGGCTGGAGCTGCACCGTGGGTGTGTGCAGCTGCCCGGTGCGCAAGGACTGCAAGCACGTGGCCGCGCTGCTGTTCGCTGCGGAGGACAACCCGGCCACCCGCGTCCAGCTCCTGGCCCCGGCCGAGTCCACGCGGCTGTCCCGCGAGCCCGTGGCGCTGGAGATGCCTGACTGGGAGCAGGCCCTGGGCCCGCTCATCGCCCGGCCTGGCATCACGCAGTCCACCAACGGCATCCCGCTGGCGCTGCAGTTCGACGTCGAAGAACCCGCCCCGCACTTCTCCTACACCGGCCGCCGTGATCCGCTCCGCAGCGTCCGCCAGCTCAAGGCGCGCCCCGTGATCATGGGGGCCAAGGGCAAGTGGATCCGCGGCGACGTCTCCTGGAACACCCTCAGCTACCTGAATTACCGGCGGGAATGCAACGAGGCGCATGTTGAGTGGATGCAGGAATTCCTCGCTTCCCATACCGCCCTCGCCAACCGGCAGCACAATTCCACCGCGCCGTGGCTGGGCCTGAACACCTACGCCGGGAAAAACATGTGGAGCCTGCTGGTGCAGGCCCGAAAGATCGGCGTCGCGCTGGTCCATGCCCGCGGGCTGGAACCGGTGCGGTTCGTGGAGGATCCGGCCGCCGTCGGACTCAATCTGACCCGCAGCGGGACCCCCGTTGAGGGCGAAGGCGCCGCTGCCGGCGGGAAAACGCCCGACGACGGCGGGCTGACGCTCGCGCCCACCATCACCGTTGAGGGCGAAGTGGTGGATCCGGCATCGGTGGGGACAATCGGCAGGCCTGCGCACGGCATCTTCCTGACCTCCGGCGGGGATGGCCTGCCGGGAGTGGCCACAGACTCCGTCATCACGCTCGCTCCCCTGGAAAACGGGCTCAGCGAGGAACTCCTGACATTCGTCACCGCGGGCAGTACCCTGCACATTCCGGCGCGCGACGAGACCCGGTTCCTCACCGGTTTCTATCCCAAGCTGAAGCAGGCTGCCCGGGTCACCGCATCGGACGAGTCGGTGGAGCTGCCCACGCTGGCCGTTCCCACGCTGTCCCTCCTGGCCAACTACGGCGCCGACCATAAAGTGCGGCTGCACTGGGAATGGCACTACAAGTCCGGAAACCTGGTCACGGCGCAGCCGCTGTGGCGGCACCCGGGCGACCACGGCTACCGTGACGACCCCACGGAAGCCCGCATCCTTGAGACGGTGGGCCAGCCCTGGGAAACAGTGCCGAAACTGGGCGAATCTGCCACCGGCGGCTGGGGCACGCCGCGGCTGGCAGCGTCGGCCGAACTGAGCGGCCTGGACACGCTGACGTTTACCGAGGAAGTCCTCCCCCGGCTCCGCAACACCCCCGACGTCGTGGTGGACACCGCGGGCGACATCGCCGATTACCGCGAGGCCGAGGAAGCTCCGGTGGTGGCCATCTCCACCAAGGCCACCGACAGCCGCGACTGGTTCGATCTGGGCATCGTGATCACCCTCGAGGGCCAGCCCGTGTCCTTCGCGGCACTGTTCTCCGCCCTTGCGGCTGGCGAAACACGGATGCTCCTGCCCAGCGGCGCGTACTTCTCCCTGGACCTGCCCGAACTGCACCAGCTGCGGGCACTGATCGACGAAGCCCGTTCGCTTCAGGACAACAAGGACGCGCCGCTGCAGATCAGCCGCTTCCAGGCCGGGCTCTGGGACGAGCTGGCACACCTGGGCATCGTGGACGAGCAGGCAGCCGCCTGGCGCGACGCCGTGGGCGGACTGCTGGAAGGCGGCATAAACGGGCTGCCCCTGCCTGCGGCGCTGAACGCCGAGCTGCGCCCGTACCAGCTGGAGGGTTTCAACTGGCTGAGCTTCCTCTACAAACACGGCCTGGGCGGGGTGCTGGCCGATGACATGGGCCTGGGCAAGACCGTCCAGGCGCTGGCGCTGATCTGCGCCGCGAAAGAGCACACCCGGGTTCCGGACGGAACAGCTGACGGAGGAAAGGCAGCCTCCGACGGCGCCGCCCCGCCCGCCTCCCCGGGTTCCGCTCCCTTCCTCGTAGTGGCCCCCACCAGCGTGGTGGGCAACTGGGAAGCCGAAACCGCACGCTTCGCCCCCGGGCTTACGGTCAAGGCCATCGGCGAAACCTTCGCCAAGAACGGCGTGGACCCGGCCGAGGCCATGGCCGGCGCTGACATCGTGATCACGTCCTATGCCCTGTTCCGGATCGACTACGAGGCATATGCGTCACGGGAATGGTCCGGCCTGGTGCTGGACGAGGCCCAGTTCGTGAAGAACCACCAGTCCAAGGCATACCAGTGTGCGCGCAAGCTGCCGGCCGTGTTCAAGCTGGCCATCACCGGCACCCCGCTGGAGAACAACCTGATGGAGTTCTGGGCCCTGACGTCGATCGTGGCGCCGGGCCTGTTCGCGAGCCCCAAGCGGTTCGCCGAGTATTACCAGAAGCCGGTGGAGAAGAACGGTGACAAGGGGCAGCTGGACAAGCTCCGCCGTCGGGTCCGTCCGCTGATGATGCGCCGCACCAAGGAGCAGGTCATCCACGACCTGCCGCCGAAGCAGGAGCAGATCCTTGAGGTGGTGCTTAACCCGCGCCACCAGAAGGTGTACCAGACGCACCTGCAGCGGGAACGCCAGAAGATCCTGGGCCTCATTGACGACGTCAACAAGAACCGCTTCACCATCTTCCAGTCCCTCACCCTGCTGCGTCAGCTGAGCCTGGATGCGTCGCTGGTGGATCCCTCGCTGTCCGGTGTCCGGTCCAGCAAACTGGACGTGCTGTTCGAACAGCTGGAGGACCTCGTTGCCGAAGGGCACCGGGCGCTGATCTTCAGCCAGTTCACCGGTTTCCTGGGGAAGGTCAGGGAGCGGCTCGTCGAAGAGAACATCGAGTTCTGCTACCTCGACGGCGGCACCCGCAACCGGTCCGATGTGGTGAACGAATTCAAGAACGGCTCCGCACCGGTGTTCCTGATCAGCCTCAAGGCCGGCGGCTTCGGCCTGAACCTGACCGAGGCGGACTACGTGTTCCTGCTGGACCCCTGGTGGAACCCGGCCTCCGAGGCGCAGGCCGTGGACCGCACCCACCGGATCGGCCAGGCCCGCAACGTGATGGTCTACCGGCTGGTGGCCAAGGACACCATCGAGGAAAAGGTCATGGCGCTCAAGGCCAAGAAGTCACAGCTGTTCGCCGACGTGATGGAGGGCGATGCGCTCTCCGGCGGTTCCCTGACGGCCGAAGACCTGGCGGGGCTGTTCAACGACTGA
- a CDS encoding helix-turn-helix transcriptional regulator, which produces MDIDFDQPIFVISVAAELADMHPQTLRQYDRLGIVSPSRAPGKSRRYSQRDVNMLREVQRLSHEGVSLEGIKRILHLENQVAALQHRVAELTEELGRRRSPLDSRIFAAGTAGDVVSLARGQRPRARSQAVVVWRPRPSG; this is translated from the coding sequence ATGGACATCGATTTCGACCAGCCGATCTTCGTCATCTCCGTGGCGGCGGAGCTGGCGGACATGCATCCGCAGACGCTGCGCCAGTATGACCGCCTTGGCATCGTCTCGCCCAGCCGCGCCCCCGGAAAATCCCGCCGGTACTCCCAGCGTGACGTGAACATGCTCCGTGAAGTGCAGCGGCTCTCGCACGAAGGGGTGTCACTGGAGGGCATCAAGCGGATCCTGCACCTGGAGAACCAGGTGGCTGCGCTGCAGCACCGGGTGGCCGAGCTGACCGAGGAACTGGGCCGGCGCCGCAGCCCTCTCGATTCACGCATTTTCGCCGCCGGGACTGCCGGCGACGTGGTCAGCCTGGCACGGGGCCAGCGGCCGCGCGCGCGTTCCCAGGCCGTCGTGGTGTGGCGTCCCCGCCCTTCCGGCTGA
- a CDS encoding ATP-binding cassette domain-containing protein has product MTATDIPPTKTETRQPILQARNLVKTFGRVVGLDGVSLDLYPGEVLAVIGDNGAGKSTLIKCLTGAEIPDSGELMVSGQQVHFKRPQDARVHGIETVYQNLAVSPALDVASNLFLGREERLSGPLGKIFRVLDTKGMRRKAKEELNRLGISTLQDVTVPVENLSGGQRQAVAVARAAAFGSKVVVLDEPTAALGVRESNQVLQLVRDLRDRGLPVILISHNMPHVFDVADRIHIQRLGKCAATITPQSHSMTDAVAIMTGAATA; this is encoded by the coding sequence ATGACCGCCACAGATATCCCGCCCACGAAGACGGAGACGCGCCAGCCGATCCTCCAGGCCCGGAACCTCGTCAAGACGTTCGGCCGGGTGGTTGGCCTGGACGGAGTCAGCCTGGACCTCTACCCCGGCGAAGTGCTGGCCGTCATCGGCGACAACGGCGCGGGCAAGTCCACACTGATCAAGTGCCTGACGGGCGCAGAGATCCCGGACTCCGGGGAACTGATGGTTTCCGGCCAGCAGGTCCATTTCAAGCGGCCGCAGGACGCCCGGGTACACGGCATTGAAACCGTGTACCAGAACCTGGCAGTCTCGCCTGCCTTGGACGTGGCCTCCAACCTCTTCCTGGGCCGGGAGGAACGCCTGTCCGGCCCGCTCGGCAAGATCTTCCGCGTCCTCGACACCAAAGGCATGCGCCGCAAGGCCAAGGAAGAGCTGAACCGGCTGGGCATCTCCACGCTGCAGGACGTGACAGTGCCGGTGGAAAACCTTTCCGGCGGCCAGCGCCAGGCGGTCGCGGTGGCAAGGGCCGCCGCGTTCGGCTCCAAGGTAGTTGTCCTGGACGAGCCGACGGCCGCGCTTGGCGTGCGCGAATCCAACCAGGTCCTGCAACTGGTCCGGGACCTGCGGGACCGCGGGCTCCCCGTGATCCTGATCAGCCACAACATGCCGCACGTGTTCGACGTCGCGGACCGCATCCACATCCAGCGGCTAGGCAAGTGCGCTGCCACCATCACACCGCAGTCCCACAGCATGACGGACGCGGTTGCCATCATGACCGGCGCAGCCACGGCCTAA
- a CDS encoding ABC transporter permease codes for MTQQQTAGPPGAGHVDLAEEFLDRQTPLSRIRNVLHRYPALSPAIVLLVAVIIFGLLNDRFLRVENLSLITQQVAVVGTLAIAQTLIILTAGIDLSVGAVMILASMVVAQLAVGSGMPGPLALLAGLVVGLAAGALNGFLVTRFRLPPFIVTLGTLNIFIALTLLYSGGSTVRGSSMPALLTWTGSTFPIGPVRISTGVVMMLLLYVVVAFILGKTAWGRHVYAVGDDKEAARLAGIPVNRVLMSVYLAAGAVLAIGAWIQIGRTNAASPNAGVDLNLDSITAVVIGGTSLFGGRGSVWGSLLGALIVGVFRNGLSLAGLDVLYQTLAVGILIILAVSIDQWIRKVKS; via the coding sequence GTGACACAGCAACAAACGGCGGGACCGCCCGGCGCCGGGCACGTTGACCTGGCCGAGGAGTTCCTGGACCGCCAGACACCCCTCAGCCGGATCCGCAACGTCCTGCACCGCTACCCGGCACTCAGCCCGGCCATCGTCCTGCTCGTGGCGGTGATCATCTTCGGACTTCTCAACGACCGCTTCCTGCGGGTGGAGAACCTGTCGCTGATCACCCAGCAGGTGGCCGTCGTCGGCACCCTGGCCATCGCGCAGACGCTGATCATCCTCACCGCGGGCATCGACCTTTCCGTGGGCGCCGTGATGATCCTGGCCTCCATGGTGGTGGCCCAGCTGGCCGTCGGCAGCGGGATGCCCGGGCCGCTCGCCCTGCTGGCCGGACTCGTCGTCGGCCTGGCAGCCGGTGCGCTCAACGGCTTCCTGGTGACGCGGTTCAGGCTCCCCCCGTTCATCGTGACGCTGGGAACCCTGAACATCTTCATCGCGCTGACCCTGCTGTATTCCGGCGGGTCCACAGTCCGCGGCTCCAGCATGCCGGCGCTGCTGACCTGGACGGGAAGCACCTTCCCCATCGGGCCGGTCCGGATTTCCACCGGTGTGGTGATGATGCTGCTGCTGTACGTGGTGGTCGCGTTCATTCTGGGTAAGACAGCATGGGGACGGCATGTGTACGCCGTGGGTGACGACAAGGAAGCCGCCCGGCTCGCGGGCATCCCGGTAAACCGTGTGCTCATGAGCGTGTACCTCGCCGCCGGCGCCGTCCTGGCCATCGGCGCCTGGATCCAGATCGGCCGGACCAACGCCGCCAGCCCCAACGCCGGCGTGGATCTGAACCTGGACTCCATCACCGCCGTCGTCATCGGCGGAACCAGCCTCTTCGGTGGCCGCGGCTCGGTCTGGGGATCACTCCTCGGTGCCCTCATCGTCGGCGTGTTCCGTAATGGCCTGTCCCTGGCCGGCCTGGACGTGCTTTACCAGACGCTCGCCGTCGGCATCCTGATCATCCTCGCTGTGTCCATCGACCAGTGGATCCGAAAGGTCAAGTCATGA